Proteins encoded in a region of the Buteo buteo chromosome 11, bButBut1.hap1.1, whole genome shotgun sequence genome:
- the PLA2G1B gene encoding phospholipase A2 isoform X1, with product MKSLALLFLLSVGAASAAVSPRAVWELRSMIKCTIPGSHPLLEFGDYGCYCGLGGSGTPVDELDRCCQAHDECYSQARKLEACRSILDNPYTELYRFSCSKGQITCNSNNHECGMFVCNCDRTAAMCFAKAPYNPEHSRLDTKKYCH from the exons ATGAAGTCCTTGgccctgcttttcctgctgtctG TGGGCGCAGCCAGCGCTGCTGTCTCACCCAGGGCCGTGTGGGAGCTTCGCAGCATGATCAAATGCACCATCCCAGGCAGCCATCCTCTGCTGGAATTTGGTGACTACGGCTGCTACTGCGGCTTGGGAGGCAGTGGGACTCCAGTGGATGAGCTTGACAG GTGCTGTCAAGCACACGATGAGTGCTACTCGCAGGCACGTAAACTAGAAGCATGCAGATCCATCTTGGACAATCCCTACACAGAGCTGTACAGGTTCAGCTGCTCCAAGGGGCAGATCACATGTAACA GCAACAACCACGAGTGCGGGATGTTCGTCTGCAACTGCGACCGCACGGCTGCCATGTGCTTCGCCAAGGCGCCCTACAATCCCGAGCACAGCAGGCTGGACACCAAGAAATACTGCCACtag
- the PLA2G1B gene encoding phospholipase A2 isoform X2 encodes MIKCTIPGSHPLLEFGDYGCYCGLGGSGTPVDELDRCCQAHDECYSQARKLEACRSILDNPYTELYRFSCSKGQITCNSNNHECGMFVCNCDRTAAMCFAKAPYNPEHSRLDTKKYCH; translated from the exons ATGATCAAATGCACCATCCCAGGCAGCCATCCTCTGCTGGAATTTGGTGACTACGGCTGCTACTGCGGCTTGGGAGGCAGTGGGACTCCAGTGGATGAGCTTGACAG GTGCTGTCAAGCACACGATGAGTGCTACTCGCAGGCACGTAAACTAGAAGCATGCAGATCCATCTTGGACAATCCCTACACAGAGCTGTACAGGTTCAGCTGCTCCAAGGGGCAGATCACATGTAACA GCAACAACCACGAGTGCGGGATGTTCGTCTGCAACTGCGACCGCACGGCTGCCATGTGCTTCGCCAAGGCGCCCTACAATCCCGAGCACAGCAGGCTGGACACCAAGAAATACTGCCACtag